Part of the Xenopus tropicalis strain Nigerian chromosome 3, UCB_Xtro_10.0, whole genome shotgun sequence genome, aaaaattatttcccctttaacgtgcgccccccagtgattgcgccctaggcaggcacctactctgcctacccctagttccggccctgactggATTATACGATTTGATGTACTGTACTAACCCTAATCAGagttctttaaaaaaacacactGCTGACCTCTGGTTTCCAAGGACATCCATAATTCCATAAAGTTTCTGTTAACCATATATTAAAATAAGTGGCTCTACAACGGATGCCTTCCTGGAGCTCTAATACACAGATGCTAACCCTACATGTGTACAGTATAACAGTTTCCTGTTGTGGGCACCTTATTCCTAGTGtggacagggctgccatcagagggCAGGTAGGAATACTGTCAGATGCCCTTTCATGGTTTACAtcagggatcaccaacctttcttaaggtggccacacacgtggcgatttgcgatctttgtcgcacgaaagatcgttaaatccgccactaaggTTCatggctgaaacggcagataagaaacaataggatttctacctccttctgccgattcagccctgacggcagattttgctcaggcgccttctatggcgcctgatcaaaatcttttaacctggccgatcggcgagtcgaccgatatcagcagcctcctgcgatatcggtcaactcaccgatttgccatacacgcaccgaatatcgtacgaaatgacgAAATggctttactcgtgagccacagtcaaatgtaaaaagacttggagagcaacacaagcaccataaaagttcatggagatgccaaattagggctaagattggctattaggcagtgtctatgcacactatcagcttacaggaggctttatttggtaggaaatcttgtttttattcaggaattcaaaaaaaactacctggtttgggggcactgagagcaacatccaaggggttggtgagcaacatgttgcccctgagccactggttggggatcaatggttTACATGGTTCAGATTTGCAAACCTCCAAAGTAGTAGTGTCAAGGGCACATCATGATTTCTGTTGGCAGACCTTTgtccagctgccaatcatatagaATCTAAACAATTCTTAGGGAAATAATATAATTAGAATAATTGGGTAACTTTATTCTGGACAGACTTGCTAACTTGCTGCGTGttgtttatgaaaaaaaacgccatatactgtatgtgcaggaCTGGATGGTGTCTGTGCTGTCTGTGCGTCAGtgcagctaaataaaaaaaagttgctgttttgACTGCAGACCtgcatataaaatgcatttagttcattttgttttttgttatatttctGCGGTTCAGTAACTCACAGTAACCAGACCCTTGTTTTAATTGTTTTGATTTATAATTGACTTATGAAATCTTTTTGCTGTTtgctatgttagtaaataagcccctctgTGTATTTTACTGTGATAAGATTATAATGTGATACAGAGCTAGGTTAATTTATACTGCAGCACTGTGGTACATTCTATACCAAAATGATCTGAGGTTATGGGGAAACAGATAAATGTTTGATCTTTTAAGTGCATGGATCTTGTTGTACCTGAGCTACTATGTCACTCTATATATGTCATACATGAAGATGTGTATAACTGACAAGTAAAATGTGGccaaacattttgttttgttctaCAGAGAGAAGTTGCTGTTTACTGGAGACCTTCAGCAGAATTTACAGGAAACCTGTACGTAATCTGTGTATTCTGTGTGTATGTCACATTTCCCCACCCAAAATAATTACACTGATATTATTGTGTGTAAACTATGCAAAGGTTCATACACATGACTTTTACTTTACATTTAAGCTTTGCTACTTGTGCCCAACcccatattaattttttttcactaaaatgccTTTTTATGCATGGATGCATCTTCATATGTCCAGATTAGGTTAGACAATTTTTACTATGTTCCTAACTCCTTCCCCCATATGAAAAACAGAATTGGATTTGGGCATGTGTTCTAGGTGTCCTTGAATGACCACAACTGTAATGCACGCTGAAAGCCATTGTAAGTTTCCATGTGTATATACCCTTAAATGATACCATTGTATAGGTTGAATACTGACCCTGTAGAGTGAGGTTATTTAGCTTTCATAAAAATGCTATGTTTTGTTAAAAGTCTACTGGTGATGTGTTTTTCTTAACCGAGGTAGCTACAGTACATGACCATTATTGCCCTACTTTAATGCCTTAAACAACAGGTAAATATAATAGTGGGTTGGATCAGTAGAACAATCTCTGACTAAAACCAAAGAAaggcaaagaaagaaagataaaaaattaGGAATGTTTGCAAAGTTTACATACAGTACCTTCTATGCAGATAGCTGGTTTCCCCTCTATTGCTATTCTATGTGGGCCAAAAAAGCAACATAGTACTATAAGCATCTTAAGGCCTTTTCTGTATATAAacctagttttatttttacttacatTGCTTTAAAGGAACCATCTGCACCTCTTCTAGCGAAAGCAGCCCTTTATAGTTCAGTACATGGCAGTGTACTAGCTTCTAGGGAGATTAAATTCAGAATGTTATATGTCCAGTTGCCTGTTTGTGTAATAGGGTATGGTTAGGCATGCTCTATTTtggttaaaacattttaaattgggACCTATTCTACTAAGTTGGCAGACACACCTCTTAGGGGGCCCTGGTAGGAAATAGGTTAATAATTTGTGCTCTCTTGTGGGGAGGGCCCTAGTAGTATAGGACATTATGATTTCCAGTGGTAGCCCTATGTTCAGTTGTAATTGCACCACACAGACCTGTAGGCATGAGTCTGTGCTATGGTTGAGGTCATGTTTAGCCACATAACTAGTCGACATATGTACACTTAATTGACTGTTGCAGCCCTGACAAAGAACAAATCATTTGCAGAGATAGGAACTTGTGATTTAGGAGAAGCTAAGAACTTGGGATTGTGGAACAGTCCAGTAACCTGGTACCAGAAGGATCAGGCAGAATCATAATCAAAATACCAGGCACAGGTCAAGGCAGGCTGTAGCCAGTCAGGAATAGACCAGGAGTCAATCGGATTATTAACGTGCACCCAGGAATTTAGGAGTATAAAACCTACAATCAGACATCAAACCTACATCCAAAGGGAGAATTAAATGTTTGAATTTAGTGCCTAAGCGCCACCATCATGATGATGTTCCAGCGCAGGCACAAGTAAGATAACATTGTGGGCCTGCAATGATATTGGGGCAACTTTACACTGCTTAGGAAATCACCTAATACTTATGTGTGGTTTGCAGATCAGGCATTTTGCGTCTTGTATTTGCAGCCCCTTTGGTGCCCATCCAGCTTGGCACACTAAATGACCACAGCAACATTTAGCTCTCTATGTGTACAACTAGCAGTGAGCTACAGTGCTGTAGACATTATTATTTATGCTACTGTGTCTGACTACTCAATGAATGAATAAACATCAAGTACAGCACCTTCTCATGCATTCCAATGAAGTCTGTAGGATTCTGCAATGCTGAGAGTGATTGATGCAAGTCTATAATCATTGATGCTTTTGCAATGAGGTGAGAGAACATCATTTCACACACAGTTTAATATTTTTGACTTGATATCTATGCCGTCTATGAAGTAtttaaatgacttaggggagggtattatgagtaatgtatcagtgtttgcagatgacacaaaactctgcagaccagtcaattctatccaggatgtgacatccctgcagcaggatcttgaccaactggcaatctgggcagctaagtggcagatgagatttaatgtggataaatgtaaggtcatgcacctgggatgtaaaaatatgcaagccccgtataaccttaatgggactgcactaggcaaatccataatggagaaggatcttggagtccttgtagataataaacttggctgtagcaagcaatgccaggcagcagctgcaagggcaaacaaggttctgagctgtattaaaaggggtatagattcacgggaggagggggttattcttcccctttacagagcactggtaaggccccatctagaatatgctgttcagttttggtctccagtgctcaaacgggacattattgagctagagagggtccagagaagggcaactaagctggtaaagggtatggaaagtctcggttatgaagaaagactggccaagttgggtctgtttacactggagaagaggcgcttaagaggtgacatgataactatgtataaatatataaggggatcatataataacctctctaatgttttatttaccagtaggtccttccaacggacacgagggcacccactccgtttagaagaagggaggttccatttaaatattcggaaaggattttttacagtgagagctgtgaagttgtggaattccctccccgaatcagtcgtactggctgatacattatatagctttaagaaggggctggatggattcttagcaagtgagggaatacacggttatgggagatagctcttagtacaagttgatccagggactggtccgattgccatcttggagtcaggaaggaattttttcccctctgaggcaaattagagaggcttcagatggggttttttgccttcctctggatcaacttgtagttaggcaggttaggtataggcattatggttgaacttgatggacgtatgtcttttttcaacccaacttactatgttactattctaGAGGTTAGGTAGCACTAGTGAAAATAAAAATCTTCTAGTtgagccataaaaatatttgcctattGTGGAGCATAGGATATATATCTTAGCAAAAGGAGACAGTGTTGTTTTGTAAATGAGTAATTAACCACTGTACCAGTCAAAGTCCTAGAGCACTCGGGGGTGCAAATTCACACTGCTTAGGCCCATGCGTTGAGAACTTGTTCCCATGAGCTGTGCGGGCTTGATTAATAATCCAGCACAATGTGCAGAATGCAGTGCTTTTAGTCACAAGGGCAACCTGTggattccagaggggctgcttgtaagatgccatagacagtcactatttcttTGACtggtgggggtctgtttgggcctttgtgtactggaaatgccacggcctattttgaattccagtccatgTCTGCCTAGGTAGCTCTTTATTCAAAATCTACCATAGGCAGGCAGTGCATTCATGTCTCCATACGGGTTGTGTAAGCTAGGGATATTCCAGTGGACACCCCCATGCCACCTACTTACCACTGATTaacacagtgctgtattcattccTTGAGTGCAAAGAGCTCATGTCACCATAGACCTCTATAGAACTATCAATACCCTTTGTACATAATAAAGGGAAACATATatcagaaatatgtatttttttattttcatgaaaatgcaaCTGATTTGGAAGGCCCCATGTCTCCTGAGTGGTCCAGTACCAAATATGTTTATGTATTCCTGAACTATATAGATCTAAAGCCACATACTACACCTACATTTTCAAAGCACCAACCCACAAACCAGCATACACAAGTTTGCATAGCAGGCCAGTAACAATTAATTTATCCcaggaagccatatatttttgcaaaatacaCATTATGAAGAATCCATAACGTACTCCAAACTACTTTTTTTATCACGTTAAAACTCGCACTTAGCAATATCTTATTTTCCATGTGTCGTTAGGTAGAAAGATAAAGCTAGTGGCTGATTTGAATTTAAAGAGCAGTGCAGAAATACAgtttacagcacacaattttgtcACCATTCATTGTGTAAAAACTGGCATAGTTGTAAATTTTGCAGCCATATTTATCAGTGTGCCCCAAGCCATGCATCATTATGACCATTATAAGCTTAGCCTTATCATTAGTAGGCACAACCATCTAGGGACTCACAAAGGCATTTAGTAATCTAATAGATTTATTTTTTGAAGAGTGACAATAAAATGTTTGGTTGGAAATGAGAACCCTCTCTTATGTAATACtgatttcaattttatttttatttaaggtaCAAAGGTGAGGGAATAGTATCGGCAAAATTAGAAGATGTTTGGGAATGTTTAAAGCCAGAACCTGGTGGCCTGAGAGTCAAATGGGATAATAATGTTGATGAATTTCACCTTATTGATGCTATTGCTGATGTGAGTATAACAATGCAAGGATTTAGGGGGCAACAGGCCCAAATACTATACTGATCTGTTTGTCCAtttacaatatgttttttttatatgtggtCATAATTGGCATTATCTTTTAGCTGGATAGCTATTACCTATGTAAGCAAATAAATAATTCTCAACTGGTCCTTTGTATGTGTTTCTACCCATGGCAAAGCCAAGCAGATTGTCAGTACAACTTACACATACCTAGCTATTTAATCCAAGTTTTCTGCAATAAACATGCATGCAATAAATACACACAGACGCTAAAGTGAGAATGTGTGTTAATTAGGATActtttacaattatttacaatAGCAGCCTATCAGCCAAAAAtgatcaacgtgacctataggcAACCTTTTATGTACttaaatattttgaagagtttttttagtgtcagtatcactttaaaggacaaggaaagtgctgATATGATTACAAGTTCAGGGAAAGCCTAACCTTATTGCAGCCTACCAGTGCCCTAGTGTCAGTGAAGCGTGCCCCAGTTTAATAAATCCTGCTCTGTCAAAATCCCGAACGCTACAGCAATGTAAAAGCAGTACCCATAATCCATTGCACAGCTCTCAAGACCAAGACTGAGAGATATGCGAAATGGATACTTTTTCGATTTGGCACATGCGCTTGTGCTCCCTCAAGCGAGCTATCTCTCTGTCACTAGCTTAGGTATTCCCACTCTCCATACAGAAGGTTAACAAGGACACCCAGGGTGACGCGATCACCAAAAAAATGCTGGGTGCAatctcgtaaaaaaaaaaaaacagttatataAAAGGATTGATTAATCACTCTCAGGAAGGATAATCGAAAAACTAAGGTATTGATCTGGGAGAGGGGAATAAAAGAAATTTTATTAGCAACTTAATAAAaacagcctttccttgtcctttaactgggatcaagttaaaggtactgttgtattattattattattattattattattattatagagaaaaagggaaatcatacaaaaaaattcaaattatttgaataatatgggagatgaccttcccataattcggagctttctgaataacgggttttcCGAATAAttaataccatacctgtactgcgcAAATAGACATTCCTTTGCTGAATATTTGCAGTTAAAAGTATGACTGGAGTCTATCATATGGTAAGCACCTGCAGAGACTTTTACTATAAATGTTGTAAGAATAGCTCCCCTTGTGGCTAGGCACAGTTATTTATGTTCTATAAATCTCCATAGAGCAGTGATGATTAACCATATTCAACAACAATTATGGGGCCTCGTACTGCTCATACCCGCTGTAGTGAATGCTTCTGTGGTTAATACAGCTCTTATTTACatgaaagtaaatataaaataatgtgtcACACTTTTGTATTTCATGGAGGATAAATTAAAATTTACTGATTGGGTGCTTATTGCCTTGCATAACTGCTGATTGCATAAAGCTGATATGTCGCATGATGTATGTTTTACTGTGCAAATACACAACAATTGTCTGTATTATCATAAAAAAGACTATAGGAGCTTCACACCCTCAGAatcattattttgtatttgttttttgtgtAGGACATCACAGTATGCCGAACAGTAACACCATCTGCTGCCATGGGTATTATTGCCCCAAGAGACTTTGTAGATGTGGTGCTAATCAAGCGGTATGAGGATGGCTCCATATGTTCTAATGGTGAGTATATTTAAAAACGAAATATATAGACAGTTGTTATTTATTGCCCCTTAAAGGAGTCACTCAAATGTGACATCCAACTGGGTCAGTGCAGTGGCAGGTCAACTGGCTAAAATGCTGGTCAAGTAAAAAGTCCCCAAACTCACAGGGGAATTCTTGGCCATAAAATGAGCCATAAGCTGCATTTCAGTTCAGGTAGATGTAGCTCCCCCCAGAGATGGACAACTGCAGAATGCACATCAGTCATTTAGAAtgctttagaccagggatccccaacctttttttttattactcatgagccacactcagatgttaaaagtgttggtgagcaacacaagcatgaaaaagttctttgggcggtgccaaaaaagggctgtgattggctatttgggagccccatgtgaactgctggcccgcaggaggctctgcttggagtaaatccatgtctctatgcttccaaaacttgccagaaatttaaaaacgggcacctacattgaggccactgggagcatcatcaaagggggtggtgagcaaaatgttgctcacgagccactggttggggatcactgctttagacttTAGGCTCAAGTCCCTATATATCCTATTGCTCTGGGCCCTTTCCTCTCTATATTGGCAGTCTGTATTGCACCTCAAGAAACCTTAAGTTCTTTGAGGATACAAAGATATAAAGCTCCAAACACACTATTCACTGGAAGCATTATTTACAATATTTGGCAATATTCAGTAATGTGCCCTTATGCATCTTGAGAAAAGCTGCTAATTACAGAGACTTTGATGGAATGTCAGCAGTGACGTCCTGTACCTGAACAAGGATACagggtgttttttctttttcataattGATAAATTTGTAAGTTACAACATTGTGTCATTTTACTTTAGCAACAAATGTGGAACACCCTGGATGCCCACCTCAGAAAGGCTTTGTCAGAGGATTTAACCATCCATGTGGCTGTTTCTGTATACCTGTTCCGGGGTAAGAATTGACATTCTGTATATAATGTTGTTGAAGGgacaatcattttaacattaaagaaGACGTAATGCCTCAGAAGtaggctaaaaatgttgtacattatgttttgggagcaaaaaaaggagcaaaataaacatagcaagcctcaaggtttcagtccccactgggactttcgtcaggaggcaaaaactgaagaGGTGCTTTTAGGGTGTTTTTTATACATTCTACGTTTGTATATTGCtattttgcacaggcacccaggtattaacCCCTTTTTTGTATGGTGTGCTACCTTTGCTTGGACttatatggctcttgcacccaggttgtattttttgttagtggcgtgcaccattatgatctctgtaatatatatatatatatatatatatatatatatatatatatatatatacagatatatatatatatatatatataaaccaataaCAATCCTATGGTTTGTTTTATTTAAGCTGTACACTTGTGAAAGGGGAAATTGATGACATCTCTGTAAGCTGGAGCTTTCACTCCAGCTCCAAAGATCTTTCAGAAGGGTGGCATAAATAAGAATTTTGTTTGGGGGACACATCATCAATTGTACCCACAATAGTGTTAGACTATAGTATGAACAAGTCATAGGGACTAACAGAGATTAGCTCTCACAAAGTCCTCCATCTCTATTCTCCAGGTCAAATGCCTATTTACAAATTGGTATCTGCAATTTATAGGGTTTCTTTGGCACACAAACCATTGATAGTGTTAGTCAATAAAAAAACCCTATGCTTTTTAAGTAATTTCATGCAAGTAATCAATGAGTGGAGGGGGTTCTCTTACAACTAATATATTCAGTTTTAAAAGCAACACCAAAGCATATTTAGAAAAGAACAATCTATGGATCATGTGTCACTTTGTATTTACTGCCTGCTATTTTATTGCTGCTTGTCTGTGAGGCAAGATTTAGGGCAGGGTAGGAGTAGTCATAATGAGACTGCTAATGGAGAAGTTTTATTATGTAGAGTTATGGTAGGCATATGAGAGCTGTAGCTCAGCTACAATAGCTGTCTGAAATTAGTATAAACACACTAACTGTGACTTTGATGGTGTGATTGACttcattttactgtattttataggttttttccattttttcccttTCTACAGAGAACCTGAGAAAACCCAAGTATTAAGCTTCTTTCAGACCGATCTTAGTGGATATCTTCCAAAATCTGTGGTGGAATCCTTTTTTCCATATAGCATGGTTAATTTTTACAGCAATCTTGCAAAGGCTGTGAAGGCACTGAACGTATGACACACTTCAGCTGATCCACAAAACATCTTCCATCTTTTGGCATTCCAATAGAAAAGGTCAATTATGACTGTACGAAATCACTGTCCAACATGGAATGgcttatacagtacataaatgTTCCTTAAGCTGTTCCTGtattacagctcccagaatccctaAAGATTCTGAGACCTGTAGTTCAAAAACAGCTGGCAAATATATCTTAGACATTAGGCCCTAAGGTAAGTCTTTAAGGATCTAGTGGAATAATCAGTAATATGGGACAAGAACCCTTGTGGTTGTTACAGTCATAGATTCTTAGAGCATGGCAGTGTTCAGTTTATTGCTCTGAAGTTGTATACTACAACTTATTTAACACTGACCCTGCTGCAAACGGGGAAGCACTAAGGGAAACATATGCGCACCCCACATTTCTCATTGACTTCCAACTCATGAAGGACATGAGTTGACAATATTCAACTCTGCAGCACCTTGCAACAGATTAAAAAAGTGGTGTGAGGTGCACAGGGCAACCATGTCCTTCGGCAGGTGGTATGTACAGGCCCCAGTTGGGCACTGCACTTGCTCTTTTACTTGCACATCTAaataaatgcaggcagcactgtattcatggtggctacaggtctctgtgctcattTAGCGtgtagggcagggtgcaaaaataTGATgaattgcacctttttttttgcacttagcacccTGTCATTCACGTTGTGAATGGCTCTTAGTATCCCCAAGCaatgagggatgctgggagatttATAGTGAGTTTGACTCCACTCCAGGGACAAGATCCTATATAATGTAAAATGCATCAATACATGTAAACTTTGCTTGAAAATCCACAGTGATATTTTTGTTGGGACCATTATTCATGCATGTTACATTTAGTTACACTTTGATTCTCACCCCTGGGAAATTAAAttataatataaagaatatataccTGTTTTCCTGCTCACAGAGTGATAGTCCAGGAACCTGTTACCCATTCAGATAGACTATTTATTTTTTCATCCAAAGAGTTTTAGATCATTTTTGAAAAGAaatatctgtattttatatatttatgactTGCCTAGTTGTAAATTGTTTTTCTCTGTGCTTTTATTGGAGAATATTGCTCTGTCCTATTCACAAgtgtatttttatattgtttgtttgAAATTGTCTATGTTACTAAATATTTGCATACAAAGTTAGTATGCCCCCAAAACTTGAAGTCTATTGCTTCCATCCTTTCTGTCATTAACATGCACATGTGCCACCTTTCAAGAAATAGTTGAATGCCCTTCTGTGAAGAAAACTCTAATCCTTTGGTCAATGATTGCCAGAAAGCAAGTGAGGTAGAGAGTACAAACCAGCAGAGAAAACTAAGATTGTGCATTTTCTGGCTATAATCTGCTCCCTGTGCTAACTGACAGGTGGATTACTCTCCTATCAGTTTGCATACAAATGGTGCAGAGGGAAGTTCAATCAAAAATTCTCCACCAGTggaaacagggattgtttgtccatatattttaTGAGTGTCTGTATGAATTTAGTGGTCACAATCTCATCTTAATTGTTTCAGATTCATTGGTGTTTAGTGGTGGGCACAACTTTCACTTCTTTGCTATAGTTTTACAGGAACAGTGGCctgctccatgttgtagctcccatcacttccatctgcagtcaggtgatcccagtggagccaataaaaggtcaaccatttgggag contains:
- the stard5 gene encoding stAR-related lipid transfer protein 5, whose amino-acid sequence is MQHSEQARTAADKLLSYTTDQSGWKLCKRTREVAVYWRPSAEFTGNLYKGEGIVSAKLEDVWECLKPEPGGLRVKWDNNVDEFHLIDAIADDITVCRTVTPSAAMGIIAPRDFVDVVLIKRYEDGSICSNATNVEHPGCPPQKGFVRGFNHPCGCFCIPVPGEPEKTQVLSFFQTDLSGYLPKSVVESFFPYSMVNFYSNLAKAVKALNV